From a region of the Williamwhitmania sp. genome:
- a CDS encoding 2-oxoacid:acceptor oxidoreductase family protein, with protein sequence MKEEIIIAGFGGQGVLSMGKILAYSGVMQNQEVSWMPSYGPEMRGGTANVIVILSDSRISSPIVQEFDTAIILNQQSLDKFEKHVKPGGMLIYDPNGITRHPERKDINVYKVEAAEEAARMHSAKSFNMIVLGAYLKIKPLVKMENIIKGLKKSLPDRHHNLIPQNEEAITKGMAIVQEVHKL encoded by the coding sequence ATGAAAGAAGAAATAATTATAGCAGGGTTTGGTGGTCAAGGTGTACTTTCTATGGGTAAGATATTGGCATACTCTGGCGTAATGCAGAACCAAGAAGTTTCCTGGATGCCATCGTATGGTCCAGAGATGCGCGGCGGAACTGCCAACGTTATTGTAATTCTCAGCGATAGCCGCATTAGCTCGCCCATCGTTCAGGAATTTGATACGGCCATTATCCTCAATCAACAGTCGCTTGATAAGTTTGAGAAGCACGTAAAGCCGGGTGGTATGCTCATCTACGATCCCAACGGCATTACTCGCCACCCAGAGCGCAAGGATATCAATGTATACAAGGTTGAGGCAGCCGAAGAGGCGGCTAGAATGCATAGCGCCAAGTCGTTCAACATGATTGTTCTTGGTGCTTACCTTAAGATTAAACCCTTGGTGAAAATGGAAAACATTATAAAGGGGTTAAAGAAATCACTACCTGACCGTCACCATAATCTTATTCCACAAAACGAGGAAGCTATTACCAAGGGCATGGCGATTGTTCAAGAAGTTCATAAGCTATAG
- a CDS encoding sigma-54 dependent transcriptional regulator, with amino-acid sequence MVKILIVDDDVTFCLMLKTFLQKRGYEVEEAFSFSEGSKKLNTFVPDIILSDLRLPDKDGIALLEMVMREKPQIPVVLMTGYADIRTAVQAMKMGAFEYVAKPISPDEILATIVAALKVDSGKENRAVRKVKKESVSRFVDGTSSVALKTLEYIHLVAPTAMSVLIIGESGTGKEFVARRIHELSDRRDKPFVAIDCGALPKDLAASEFFGHLKGSFTGAINDKVGQFEAANGGTLFLDEVGNLSYEVQMQLLRVLQERRIRRVGANSEIPVDIRILAATNDDLRIEVQQGNFREDLFHRLNEFSVVVHPLRDRRADLPEFVDHFLATANVELNRTVEGLSGEVMHVFTTYSWPGNLRELKNVVKRSVLLSKGPIVGIEALPEELVKESTKHNNHNEEERSLRGAAAKGEHELILQTLEKVKYNKTKAAQLLNIDRKTLYNKMKQYDIDF; translated from the coding sequence ATGGTGAAAATTTTGATTGTTGACGATGATGTAACCTTCTGCTTAATGCTCAAAACCTTCCTTCAAAAGAGGGGTTATGAAGTTGAGGAGGCATTTTCATTTTCTGAAGGGAGTAAAAAGCTTAATACCTTCGTTCCAGATATTATTCTCTCCGATTTACGATTACCCGACAAGGATGGAATTGCTTTGCTCGAGATGGTAATGCGCGAGAAACCGCAAATACCTGTGGTGCTCATGACTGGCTATGCCGATATCCGAACTGCGGTGCAAGCCATGAAGATGGGAGCCTTTGAATATGTTGCCAAACCCATTAGCCCGGATGAAATTTTGGCTACTATCGTTGCGGCATTAAAGGTCGATTCGGGCAAGGAGAATCGGGCGGTAAGAAAGGTGAAGAAGGAATCAGTATCGCGGTTTGTTGATGGTACCAGCTCGGTTGCACTCAAAACGCTGGAATATATTCATCTGGTAGCTCCAACTGCAATGTCGGTGTTGATTATTGGCGAAAGTGGAACGGGGAAGGAATTCGTTGCCCGTCGAATACATGAGCTCAGCGATAGACGTGATAAACCATTTGTAGCCATCGACTGTGGTGCTTTACCTAAAGATTTGGCTGCCAGCGAATTTTTTGGCCATTTAAAAGGTTCGTTTACCGGTGCTATCAACGATAAGGTGGGGCAGTTTGAGGCAGCCAACGGAGGAACGCTTTTTCTCGACGAGGTTGGTAACTTGAGCTATGAGGTGCAGATGCAGCTTTTAAGAGTACTTCAGGAGCGGAGGATTAGGCGGGTGGGGGCAAACAGTGAAATACCAGTTGATATTCGCATTTTGGCTGCCACCAATGACGATTTACGCATTGAGGTGCAGCAGGGAAACTTTAGGGAAGATTTGTTTCATAGGTTAAATGAATTTTCGGTTGTGGTGCATCCGCTTCGGGACCGTAGGGCCGATTTGCCGGAATTTGTTGATCACTTTTTGGCGACAGCAAACGTTGAACTGAATAGGACGGTTGAAGGACTCTCAGGGGAGGTAATGCACGTTTTTACAACTTATTCTTGGCCTGGCAATCTTCGTGAACTTAAAAATGTGGTGAAGCGTTCGGTGCTGCTTAGCAAGGGGCCGATTGTTGGTATTGAAGCCTTACCGGAAGAGTTGGTCAAGGAGAGCACAAAACACAATAACCATAATGAGGAGGAGCGTTCTCTTCGGGGGGCTGCCGCTAAGGGTGAACATGAACTTATTCTTCAAACCTTGGAAAAGGTAAAATACAACAAGACCAAAGCTGCTCAGCTGCTAAACATCGATAGAAAAACTCTCTACAATAAGATGAAACAGTATGATATTGATTTTTAA
- a CDS encoding ATP-binding protein, whose amino-acid sequence MPNVEKRKITGKVAGGFFILLLLVAAAIYLLLFQANKAKPYREAAELAGKKAAVVNSMLSRLLEEERLGRAFIISADGRFLRAYLNNLQQLKNDLELLKEENAENKNQLARIRRVDLLITQKQQIFESMFALKKQYILDTLTRDSILNFAQRISDSIRVTKTILDRHTIERIPIKIEPEKKTGFLKRFWNSITGEKDEEEQPATPLPKIETRLDTSTTAIFRPDTTIAFIKNQLIGFRQKELLINKEISLQERRLQINDQQIANDIRKLLYLIEQEELRLSSQRSQQTAALQQKLYLYSLGLGFSGLLTILIFSVLIMRDLTRSEYYRQELEAARALAEEHLKVKEQFMATMSHEIRTPITSIIGFSEQLGQTKLTNQQLTYQSIITKSSEHLLGLINDILDFSKIEAGMIKLECTPFSPYETLMEAIEIVAPKARDKKLTLYHTIEFKPTLTFKGDPLRLRQLAINILGNAVKFTENGSVKLKASTEKLDGKTLQLRLFIEDTGIGIPMELQSDIFKEFTQTEAGITRKYGGTGLGLAISKRLVELQNGKIGVTSIPGKGSEFYVVIPYETSADEFQERKSSYTQISAHALTGFQILLAEDDATTQLLTKGILEKYGAAVDAVSNGRQALDLLKENGESYHLLISDVHMPEMGGLELVQQVMASTEWKQIPTLCVTANNTEAEKRTFIGAGFSEVLVKPFYEYQLLEKVGSLLNLSFESITTENQTPQMGGLSFAGIRQFTGDDSAAFTAVLSSLKDNIEMTSKRFEEALKAEDQNEIANLAHRILPHFSQLKATEVALLLTELEELRKKPESNLAIVEKKVATLIAQLSETTRAIEAELLES is encoded by the coding sequence ATGCCAAACGTTGAAAAGCGTAAAATTACTGGAAAGGTGGCTGGAGGATTCTTCATTCTGCTGCTGCTGGTTGCTGCCGCAATTTACCTACTCCTCTTCCAAGCCAACAAGGCAAAACCATACAGAGAAGCTGCTGAACTTGCCGGAAAAAAAGCCGCCGTTGTAAATAGCATGCTTTCCCGCCTGCTGGAAGAGGAGCGATTGGGAAGAGCCTTCATTATCTCAGCCGACGGACGCTTCCTTAGGGCATATCTAAATAATCTTCAGCAACTAAAAAATGACCTAGAATTACTGAAGGAAGAAAATGCAGAAAACAAGAACCAACTTGCTCGAATCCGAAGAGTTGATTTGCTAATTACCCAAAAGCAACAAATCTTCGAAAGCATGTTTGCCCTAAAAAAGCAATATATTCTCGACACACTAACCAGGGACTCCATTCTCAATTTTGCCCAAAGAATTTCCGATTCCATTAGGGTAACTAAAACTATTCTGGACCGGCATACAATTGAGCGGATTCCAATAAAGATTGAGCCAGAGAAAAAGACAGGGTTTCTCAAACGATTCTGGAATTCAATAACCGGTGAAAAAGACGAAGAGGAGCAACCGGCAACACCTCTCCCTAAAATCGAAACCAGATTGGATACATCCACAACGGCTATTTTTAGGCCCGACACTACTATTGCATTCATTAAAAACCAACTCATTGGATTCCGACAAAAGGAGCTATTGATAAACAAAGAAATTTCGCTTCAGGAAAGGAGGCTTCAGATAAATGATCAGCAAATTGCCAACGACATTCGAAAGCTGCTTTACCTTATTGAACAGGAAGAGCTACGCCTTTCCTCCCAGCGATCACAACAAACCGCAGCCCTGCAGCAAAAGCTCTATTTGTATTCACTTGGTCTTGGATTCAGCGGGCTGCTTACCATTCTAATTTTTTCAGTGCTCATTATGCGCGATCTTACACGCAGCGAATACTATCGCCAAGAGCTAGAAGCTGCAAGAGCGCTTGCCGAAGAACACCTTAAGGTAAAGGAGCAGTTTATGGCCACCATGAGCCACGAAATACGAACACCCATAACCTCCATAATTGGGTTTTCAGAACAGCTGGGGCAAACGAAACTGACAAATCAACAGCTAACCTATCAGTCCATTATCACCAAATCGTCGGAACATCTGCTTGGGCTAATTAACGACATCCTCGACTTTTCCAAAATAGAAGCCGGTATGATTAAGCTGGAGTGCACTCCTTTCTCGCCCTATGAAACGCTCATGGAGGCAATCGAAATTGTGGCACCCAAAGCGCGCGACAAGAAACTTACACTCTACCATACTATTGAATTTAAACCTACACTCACGTTCAAAGGGGACCCACTTCGGCTACGCCAGCTGGCGATAAACATTCTGGGCAATGCTGTTAAGTTCACTGAGAATGGTAGCGTAAAGTTAAAGGCATCAACCGAAAAGTTGGATGGCAAGACTTTACAACTACGCCTTTTTATTGAAGATACAGGTATCGGCATTCCTATGGAGTTGCAGAGCGATATTTTTAAAGAATTTACACAAACGGAAGCTGGAATAACCAGAAAATATGGAGGGACAGGCCTTGGACTTGCAATTTCTAAACGTCTAGTTGAACTGCAGAATGGAAAAATTGGCGTTACCAGCATCCCTGGAAAAGGATCGGAATTCTATGTGGTGATACCCTATGAGACCTCTGCGGACGAATTTCAAGAACGAAAATCATCTTACACTCAGATCTCAGCTCATGCGCTTACCGGCTTCCAAATTTTACTGGCAGAAGACGATGCCACCACCCAGCTCCTTACAAAAGGGATATTAGAGAAATATGGGGCCGCAGTAGACGCTGTATCCAATGGCCGACAGGCACTCGATCTACTCAAGGAGAATGGGGAAAGTTACCATCTTCTGATTTCAGATGTACACATGCCAGAGATGGGAGGTCTGGAGCTAGTTCAGCAGGTTATGGCTAGCACCGAATGGAAGCAGATACCCACCCTTTGCGTAACCGCAAATAATACAGAAGCAGAAAAACGTACCTTCATCGGCGCCGGATTTAGCGAGGTGCTTGTAAAACCATTTTACGAGTACCAGCTGCTTGAAAAAGTAGGGTCACTACTCAACCTTTCATTTGAGTCGATAACCACCGAAAATCAAACGCCACAAATGGGTGGGCTCTCCTTTGCAGGCATACGACAGTTTACCGGTGATGATTCAGCCGCCTTTACCGCTGTGCTCTCGTCTCTCAAGGATAATATTGAAATGACATCGAAACGATTCGAAGAGGCATTAAAGGCTGAGGACCAAAATGAGATTGCCAACTTGGCCCATAGGATTTTGCCCCACTTTAGTCAGCTAAAAGCCACAGAAGTGGCCTTGCTCCTCACCGAACTAGAGGAGTTAAGAAAAAAGCCCGAAAGCAATTTGGCAATTGTTGAAAAGAAGGTAGCCACACTGATTGCTCAACTCAGCGAGACAACACGGGCAATAGAAGCGGAATTATTGGAAAGTTAA